Genomic segment of Fibrobacter sp. UWEL:
TAGGTTCTACCTTCCGTGACAAGGATGTGGTAGTTCGCCTTGGCGGTGATGAATTTTGTGTATTTTTGGCGGATGTCCATGATGTGGATTTTGCCGATACCATTATCCAGCGTTTTATTACGAAACTGAAAAATGTTCGAATTCCCGAAATGGGAGATAAGCTGATTTCTGTAAGTTATGGTTTGGCCGCGACCACGGTGGATATGCCTATAAAGGAAATGTACAAGGCGGCCGACGCTAACATGTACGAACAGAAAAGAGCGAAAAAGGCTTTATAAAATGGAATCTTATTTCTTTATTGGTGTTGCTGGCGTTGGTATGAGTGCCATTGCTCAGTACTTGTCTGGCCGCGGTGTTGAAGTTCGCGGTTCTGACCGTCAGTTTGGTGAATTTTTGGCTGGCAACTGTGAGAAACCTCGCGTCATGGAACAGCTGGAAGAATGCGGCGTCAAGTGCTTTGCCCAGGATGGTTCCGGCATTGTGGCGGGACTCACTGCGGTTGTTGTAAGTACTGCCATCGAAGATACCAATCCGGATTTAAAGCGCGCCAAGGAATTGGGCGTTGCTGTAATGCACCGCAGCGAAATGCTGGCCAAGATTTCTAAGGAAGCAAAGACTATTGCCGTGAGCGGTACCAGCGGTAAATCTACGGTGACCGCCATGATTTATCACATTCTGCAGTACGCCGGATTACAGCCTTCTGTGATGACTGGCGCTGGTCTTGTGAACCTTCAGAAAGATGGTAAGATTGGTAATGCAGTTAGCGGTGCTGGCGAATGGCTGGTAGTTGAAGCTGACGAAAGCGATGGAACTCTAGTCCGCTACGAACCTGAAGTTGGACTCATCCTCAACGTGGACAAGGACCACAAGGAAATGAGCGAACTGCAGGAAATCTTCGGCAAGTTCCGCAGCAACATTTTGAACAACGGCAAGACTCTGATTGTGAATGACGCTCACCCGCTGGCAAAGCCTTTCAGCCAGGATCGTCACAACGACTTCGGTACCGAAAGTTACGTCGGCGTTCAGGGAATCGATTTCCG
This window contains:
- the murC gene encoding UDP-N-acetylmuramate--L-alanine ligase, yielding MESYFFIGVAGVGMSAIAQYLSGRGVEVRGSDRQFGEFLAGNCEKPRVMEQLEECGVKCFAQDGSGIVAGLTAVVVSTAIEDTNPDLKRAKELGVAVMHRSEMLAKISKEAKTIAVSGTSGKSTVTAMIYHILQYAGLQPSVMTGAGLVNLQKDGKIGNAVSGAGEWLVVEADESDGTLVRYEPEVGLILNVDKDHKEMSELQEIFGKFRSNILNNGKTLIVNDAHPLAKPFSQDRHNDFGTESYVGVQGIDFRTDGPSIIFRCRHNNELVKFTVPLPGRHNMENALAATAAALQAGVSLRTCADALSSFPGVFRRHQILGTFNGVTLVDDFAHNPAKISASIKSAQSFTAGRVLAWFQPHGFGPTRFLRNDLVEFINKALRGADGERAADSMYFSEIYYAGGTVTRDISAGDLANDLTKLGSDAIFIENRDECAKAMVSAAKPGDTILLMGARDPSLEKFAQSVQKLLENKA